Proteins encoded together in one Schumannella luteola window:
- a CDS encoding aminotransferase class I/II-fold pyridoxal phosphate-dependent enzyme: MAASSSASSSAELPWQRTARAAGLLGADGVARPTIFAEMSALAAERDALNLGQGFPDEDGPAEVLEAARQAISDGVNQYPPGRGIPVLRQAISDHQKRFRGLDWDADREVLVTAGATEALSASLLAFVDRGDDVVVIEPFYDSYAALVGLAGGRLVPVPARAPDFLPDPDELRAAVTDRTAVILINTPHNPTGTILPDATLQLIVELAEKHDAVIVSDEVYEHLVFERRHRSIGEFPGARGRAITVSSAAKTFSVTGWKIGWITAAPELVDAVLAVKQFLTYVGGAPFQPAVAVGLGLPEAYFRGEAEKLRARRDELTAALESVGFSVNRPGGSYFLVADGAPIGLHDGVVTARRLVDEVGVVGIPISAFTVPEHRADFASLLRFTFAKSAATVSAASRQLESFRP, from the coding sequence ATCGCGGCTTCGAGCTCGGCTTCGAGCTCGGCCGAGCTGCCCTGGCAGCGCACCGCTCGGGCCGCGGGGCTGCTCGGAGCCGACGGCGTCGCCCGGCCGACGATCTTCGCCGAGATGTCGGCGCTCGCCGCCGAGCGCGACGCCCTCAACCTGGGACAGGGCTTCCCCGATGAAGACGGCCCCGCCGAGGTGCTCGAGGCGGCCCGGCAGGCGATCAGCGACGGCGTCAATCAGTACCCGCCGGGTCGCGGCATCCCGGTGCTGCGCCAGGCGATCTCCGATCACCAGAAGCGCTTCCGGGGTCTCGACTGGGATGCCGACCGCGAGGTGCTCGTCACCGCCGGCGCGACCGAGGCGCTCTCGGCGTCGCTGCTCGCCTTCGTCGACCGGGGCGACGACGTGGTCGTGATCGAGCCCTTCTACGACAGCTACGCGGCGCTGGTCGGGCTCGCCGGCGGGCGTCTCGTGCCGGTGCCGGCCCGCGCCCCCGATTTCCTGCCCGACCCCGACGAGCTGCGCGCCGCGGTGACCGATCGCACCGCCGTCATCCTCATCAACACGCCGCACAACCCGACCGGCACGATCCTGCCCGACGCGACGCTGCAGCTCATCGTCGAGCTCGCCGAGAAGCACGACGCCGTGATCGTCAGCGACGAGGTCTACGAGCACCTGGTGTTCGAGCGCCGGCACCGCAGCATCGGCGAGTTCCCCGGTGCGCGCGGGCGTGCGATCACGGTGTCGAGCGCGGCGAAGACCTTCAGCGTCACCGGCTGGAAGATCGGCTGGATCACGGCCGCGCCCGAGCTGGTGGATGCGGTGCTCGCCGTCAAGCAGTTCCTCACCTACGTGGGCGGCGCGCCGTTCCAGCCCGCGGTCGCCGTCGGTCTCGGGCTGCCGGAGGCGTACTTCCGCGGCGAGGCCGAGAAGCTGCGTGCGCGCCGCGATGAGCTGACGGCGGCGCTCGAGTCGGTCGGCTTCTCGGTCAACCGACCCGGCGGCTCGTACTTCCTCGTCGCCGACGGCGCCCCGATCGGCCTGCACGATGGCGTCGTGACCGCGCGCCGCCTCGTCGACGAAGTCGGCGTGGTCGGCATCCCGATCTCGGCCTTCACCGTGCCCGAGCACCGCGCCGACTTCGCGTCGCTGCTGCGCTTCACCTTCGCCAAGAGCGCCGCGACCGTCAGCGCGGCGTCCCGCCAGCTCGAGTCCTTCCGCCCGTAG
- a CDS encoding molybdopterin-dependent oxidoreductase yields MADLTSRVADRLEPVFARLRRTSSDPVKSTRTAVVIGRLLGAAFTICFATGVFSHVLQDYPSWIVLPRPVSLYRVTQGLHVISGIASIPLLLAKLWTVFPRLFEWPPIRSLAGVLERLSIAVLVTASLVEVAIGLLNIFQVYVFPFPFRQTHYALGWVVFGSLIVHIAVKLPLIARYWRSGARDRPRAGAVVSRRGLVGIVGVMVGAVTVTTAGQTIDALKPFNILGPRKQNIGPQGLPVNKTAMQAGVIAVAKSPEWALEVVAGGATTRFDLTALRALPQTTVDLPIACVEGWSQMARWKGVRMRDLLEAAGAAAESDLKVRSLQRNGVTSRMEMPAGFSADPMTLVALELNGEVLDIDHGYPARVIAPGRPGALQTKWLARIEVVS; encoded by the coding sequence ATGGCGGATCTGACGTCGCGCGTCGCCGACCGGCTCGAGCCGGTCTTCGCCCGCCTGCGTCGCACCAGCTCCGACCCGGTGAAGTCGACCCGCACCGCCGTCGTCATCGGCCGCCTGCTCGGCGCCGCGTTCACGATCTGCTTCGCGACCGGCGTCTTCAGCCACGTGCTGCAGGACTATCCGAGCTGGATCGTGCTCCCGCGGCCGGTCAGCCTCTACCGCGTCACGCAGGGCCTGCACGTGATCAGCGGGATCGCCTCGATCCCGCTCCTGCTCGCGAAGCTGTGGACCGTCTTCCCGCGGCTGTTCGAGTGGCCTCCGATCCGCTCGCTCGCCGGGGTGCTCGAGCGGCTGTCGATCGCGGTGCTCGTGACCGCCTCGCTCGTCGAGGTCGCGATCGGGCTGCTCAACATCTTCCAGGTCTACGTGTTCCCGTTCCCGTTCCGGCAGACGCACTACGCGCTCGGCTGGGTCGTGTTCGGCAGCCTGATCGTGCACATCGCCGTGAAGCTGCCGCTCATCGCCCGCTACTGGCGCTCGGGTGCGCGCGACCGTCCGCGGGCCGGAGCCGTGGTCAGCCGCCGGGGGCTCGTCGGCATCGTCGGGGTCATGGTGGGCGCCGTCACGGTGACGACGGCGGGTCAGACGATCGATGCGCTGAAGCCGTTCAACATCCTCGGTCCGCGCAAGCAGAACATCGGCCCGCAGGGCCTGCCGGTCAACAAGACGGCGATGCAGGCCGGTGTCATCGCCGTCGCCAAGTCGCCGGAGTGGGCCCTCGAGGTCGTCGCCGGCGGGGCGACGACCCGCTTCGATCTCACCGCGCTGAGGGCGCTGCCGCAGACCACGGTCGACCTGCCGATCGCCTGCGTCGAGGGCTGGAGCCAGATGGCGCGCTGGAAGGGCGTGCGGATGCGCGATCTGCTCGAGGCGGCGGGTGCGGCCGCGGAGAGCGATCTGAAGGTGCGCAGCCTGCAGCGCAACGGCGTGACCAGCAGGATGGAGATGCCGGCCGGGTTCAGCGCCGACCCGATGACGCTGGTCGCCCTGGAGCTGAACGGCGAGGTGCTCGACATCGACCACGGCTATCCGGCGCGGGTCATCGCGCCAGGTCGTCCCGGCGCGCTCCAGACGAAGTGGCTCGCGCGCATCGAGGTGGTGTCGTGA
- a CDS encoding TIGR04282 family arsenosugar biosynthesis glycosyltransferase translates to MTTVALIAKECRPGRVKTRLHPPLTLDEAAEVAAASLADTIAVVRELPATRRVLFFDGEAPADLAAGFDVLPQPEGGLDARLGTLFDAIDGALLLVGMDTPQLAAADMSVFFGEVEAAEAGAGDHPAAWFGPALDGGFWALGMTSVDGTRGDLIRGVPMSRDDTGAMQRRRLVGAGLSVRDLPPLRDLDTVDDLRAITAEHPRLRTARVFAGLREGSRR, encoded by the coding sequence ATGACGACCGTCGCCCTCATCGCCAAGGAATGCCGGCCGGGACGGGTCAAGACGCGGCTGCATCCGCCGTTGACGCTCGACGAGGCGGCGGAGGTCGCGGCGGCGAGCCTCGCCGACACGATCGCCGTCGTGCGGGAGCTGCCGGCCACGCGCCGGGTTCTGTTCTTCGACGGCGAGGCACCCGCCGATCTCGCAGCCGGCTTCGACGTGCTCCCCCAGCCGGAGGGCGGGCTCGACGCGCGCCTCGGCACCCTGTTCGATGCCATCGACGGGGCGCTGCTGCTCGTCGGGATGGACACTCCGCAGCTCGCCGCCGCGGACATGTCGGTCTTCTTCGGCGAGGTGGAGGCGGCCGAGGCGGGCGCGGGCGATCATCCCGCCGCCTGGTTCGGTCCCGCCCTGGACGGCGGGTTCTGGGCGCTCGGCATGACATCGGTCGACGGAACCCGCGGCGACCTGATCCGCGGAGTGCCGATGTCGCGCGACGACACCGGCGCCATGCAGCGGCGACGGCTGGTGGGTGCGGGGTTGAGCGTGCGCGACCTTCCGCCGCTGCGCGATCTCGACACGGTCGACGACCTGCGGGCGATCACGGCCGAGCATCCTCGACTGCGCACCGCGCGCGTCTTCGCCGGACTCCGCGAGGGGTCGCGCCGATGA
- a CDS encoding NAD-dependent epimerase/dehydratase family protein: MRLLITGGAGFIGSHIVAAALDRGIEVRVLDSLRSDVHQGPAAVPDGVELIVGDVGDASTLDRALRGIDAVCHQAAKVGLGKEIGDAPDYVGSNDLATAELLAALARAGVGRLVLASSMVVYGEGAYSGSTGIVRPAPRRVADLEAGQFDPRHPETGEVLAPELLDEDAALDPRNVYAATKLAQEHLSAAWARETGGRVAALRYHNVYGPRMPKNTPYAGVASLFRSAIARGETPRVFEDGGQRRDFVHVADVADANLAALDWTEAQQPTAVRAFNVGSGRVTTILEMAQALARHAGGDAPIVTGEFRLGDVRHVTASSERAARELGWRARRDLDEGMREFAMAPLRGE; this comes from the coding sequence ATGCGCCTACTCATCACCGGCGGAGCCGGGTTCATCGGCTCGCACATCGTCGCGGCCGCTCTCGACCGCGGTATCGAGGTGCGGGTGCTCGATTCGCTGCGCAGCGACGTGCATCAGGGGCCGGCCGCGGTGCCGGACGGCGTCGAGCTGATCGTCGGCGACGTCGGGGATGCGAGCACCCTCGATCGCGCCCTGCGCGGAATCGACGCGGTCTGCCATCAGGCGGCGAAGGTCGGGCTCGGCAAGGAGATCGGCGACGCGCCCGACTACGTGGGCTCGAACGATCTGGCGACCGCCGAGCTGCTCGCCGCGCTCGCGCGTGCCGGGGTCGGCCGCCTGGTGCTCGCCTCGTCGATGGTCGTCTACGGCGAAGGGGCCTATTCCGGGTCGACCGGCATCGTGCGGCCGGCGCCGCGCCGGGTCGCCGACCTCGAGGCCGGCCAGTTCGACCCCCGCCACCCCGAGACCGGAGAGGTGCTCGCCCCGGAGCTGCTCGACGAGGACGCGGCTCTCGACCCCCGCAACGTCTACGCCGCCACGAAGCTCGCCCAGGAGCACCTCAGCGCCGCCTGGGCGCGCGAGACCGGCGGACGGGTCGCCGCCCTGCGGTATCACAACGTCTACGGGCCGCGGATGCCGAAGAACACCCCCTACGCCGGCGTCGCCTCGCTCTTCCGCTCGGCGATCGCGCGCGGCGAGACCCCGCGCGTGTTCGAAGACGGCGGGCAGCGTCGCGACTTCGTCCACGTCGCCGACGTCGCCGACGCGAACCTCGCCGCACTCGACTGGACCGAGGCGCAGCAGCCGACCGCCGTGCGGGCCTTCAACGTCGGGAGCGGCCGGGTCACGACGATCCTCGAGATGGCCCAGGCGCTCGCGCGTCACGCCGGCGGCGACGCCCCGATCGTGACCGGGGAGTTCCGCCTCGGCGACGTGCGGCACGTCACCGCGTCGTCCGAGCGCGCCGCCCGCGAGCTCGGCTGGCGTGCCCGGCGCGACCTCGACGAGGGCATGCGCGAGTTCGCGATGGCGCCGTTGCGCGGCGAGTGA
- a CDS encoding glycosyltransferase, with product MSGAEVDVVFPCLDEERALPGVLARLPEGYRAIVVDNGSSDRSAEVAEAAGALVISEPRRGFGSAAHAGLLAATAPLVAFCDADASLDPAELPPMAELLDAGEADLVLGHRSRARRGDWPLHVRMANRFLARRLSRITGTRIHDLGPMRMARTRELQQLGLLDRRSGYPLEMVLRAHAAGWRIAETEVGYTARVGRSKVTGTVRGTATAILDMSRLLAEVSR from the coding sequence GTGAGCGGTGCCGAGGTCGATGTGGTGTTCCCGTGCCTCGACGAGGAGCGGGCGCTGCCCGGTGTGCTCGCGCGACTGCCCGAGGGCTACCGCGCGATCGTCGTCGACAACGGCTCGAGCGACCGCTCGGCGGAGGTGGCGGAGGCCGCCGGGGCTCTCGTGATCAGTGAGCCGCGTCGCGGCTTCGGCAGCGCCGCCCACGCGGGACTGCTGGCGGCGACCGCCCCGCTCGTCGCGTTCTGCGATGCTGACGCCTCACTCGACCCGGCCGAGCTCCCTCCGATGGCCGAACTGCTCGACGCCGGCGAAGCCGATCTGGTGCTCGGCCACCGTTCGCGCGCACGCCGGGGCGACTGGCCGCTGCATGTGCGGATGGCGAACCGCTTCCTCGCGCGGCGGCTCTCGCGCATCACGGGCACGCGCATCCACGACCTGGGTCCGATGCGGATGGCCCGCACCCGCGAGCTGCAGCAGCTCGGCCTGCTCGATCGCCGCAGCGGTTACCCGCTCGAGATGGTGCTGCGGGCTCATGCAGCCGGCTGGCGCATCGCCGAGACCGAGGTCGGCTACACGGCCCGCGTCGGCCGATCCAAGGTGACCGGCACGGTGCGCGGCACCGCGACCGCGATCCTCGACATGTCGCGACTGCTGGCGGAGGTGTCACGATGA
- a CDS encoding polyprenol monophosphomannose synthase, with amino-acid sequence MSRTLVIVPTYDERESLPVTLRQLLKLDREFDILVVDDDSPDGTGALAERHATDSSRIHVLHHGARRGLGAAYVAGFGWGLDRGYDRLVQMDADGSHRPADLPRLLDELDAGHDLAVGSRWVPGGRVENWPLARRLLSRAGSAYARLLLGLPVRDVTGGYRAFTASVLHRVELGSVTSRGYCFQIDLLRRAVRAQADIAEVPIVFRQRTAGRSKMSSSIVAEALVQVTRWAVRDRPRRRGLDRVSRRHTATPRKATAGRVPRLGE; translated from the coding sequence ATGTCCCGGACCCTGGTGATCGTGCCGACCTACGACGAGCGGGAGAGTCTGCCGGTCACGCTCCGGCAGCTGCTGAAGCTCGACCGCGAGTTCGACATCCTCGTCGTCGACGACGACTCGCCCGACGGCACCGGCGCACTCGCTGAGCGGCACGCGACCGACTCGTCGCGCATCCACGTGCTGCACCACGGTGCGCGGCGCGGTCTCGGTGCGGCCTACGTCGCCGGCTTCGGCTGGGGACTGGATCGCGGCTACGACCGTCTCGTCCAGATGGACGCCGACGGATCGCACCGCCCCGCCGATCTCCCGCGCCTGCTCGACGAGCTCGACGCGGGGCACGATCTCGCGGTGGGGTCCCGGTGGGTGCCGGGTGGCCGTGTCGAGAACTGGCCGCTGGCGCGCCGACTGCTGAGCCGCGCGGGGAGCGCCTATGCGCGTCTACTGCTCGGACTGCCCGTGCGCGACGTCACCGGCGGCTACCGGGCCTTCACGGCGTCGGTGCTGCACCGGGTCGAGTTGGGGTCGGTGACCAGCCGCGGCTACTGCTTCCAGATCGACCTGCTGCGCCGGGCGGTGCGCGCGCAGGCCGACATCGCCGAGGTGCCGATCGTGTTCCGCCAGCGCACCGCGGGCCGGTCGAAGATGAGCTCGTCGATCGTCGCCGAGGCACTCGTCCAGGTGACCCGGTGGGCCGTGCGCGACCGCCCTCGGCGTCGCGGGCTCGATCGCGTGTCGCGGCGTCACACCGCGACGCCGCGGAAGGCGACGGCAGGCCGCGTCCCTAGGCTGGGGGAGTGA
- the moaA gene encoding GTP 3',8-cyclase MoaA, whose product MVALTLGMPRVRRAGSPAAGDERPATPDLVDSFGRVARDLRISLTEKCSLRCVYCMPAEGLPAIPRERLLTPPEIARLVGIGVRELGIRDIRFTGGEPLLRADLAEIIRRSAHEADGVPLSLTTNGIGLDKRVRALRDAGLTRINISLDTIDREHFARLTRRDRLPAVLAGIRAAHEAGLTPLKINAVLLRDTLAGAGDLLAWALSTGSRLRFIEQMPLDADGTWSRDELVSAQDLLEVLGRRFDLVPVGRHDPSAPAEEWAVRGYEVDGAPATVGIIASVTRPFCADCDRTRVTAEGSVRSCLFGDDETDLRELLREGADDEAIADRWRAAMWVKQPGHGMDRADFVRPLTSMGAIGG is encoded by the coding sequence ATGGTCGCTCTGACACTGGGGATGCCGCGGGTGCGCCGCGCGGGCTCCCCCGCCGCCGGCGACGAACGGCCCGCGACGCCGGACCTGGTCGACAGCTTCGGCCGCGTGGCCCGCGATCTGCGCATCTCACTGACGGAGAAGTGCTCGCTGCGCTGCGTCTACTGCATGCCGGCTGAGGGGCTCCCCGCGATCCCGCGTGAGCGGCTGCTGACCCCGCCCGAGATCGCCCGGCTCGTCGGCATCGGGGTGCGCGAGCTGGGCATCCGCGACATCCGCTTCACCGGCGGCGAGCCGCTGCTGCGCGCCGATCTCGCCGAGATCATCCGGCGCAGCGCCCACGAGGCCGACGGCGTCCCGCTCTCGCTCACGACCAACGGCATCGGCCTCGACAAGCGCGTCCGCGCCCTGCGCGACGCGGGACTCACCCGCATCAACATCTCGCTCGACACGATCGATCGCGAGCACTTCGCCCGCCTGACACGACGCGACCGGCTGCCCGCCGTTCTCGCCGGCATCCGCGCCGCGCACGAGGCGGGACTCACCCCGCTGAAGATCAACGCCGTGCTGCTGCGCGACACCCTCGCCGGGGCGGGCGATCTGCTCGCCTGGGCGCTCTCGACCGGATCGAGGCTGCGCTTCATCGAGCAGATGCCGCTCGACGCCGACGGCACCTGGAGCCGCGACGAGCTCGTGAGCGCGCAGGACCTCCTCGAGGTGCTCGGCCGTCGGTTCGATCTGGTGCCGGTCGGTCGACACGACCCGTCCGCACCCGCCGAGGAGTGGGCCGTGCGCGGCTACGAGGTGGATGGCGCCCCCGCGACCGTCGGCATCATCGCCTCGGTCACGCGCCCGTTCTGCGCCGATTGCGACCGCACACGGGTGACCGCGGAGGGCTCGGTTCGCTCGTGCCTGTTCGGTGACGACGAGACCGACCTGCGCGAGCTGCTGCGCGAGGGCGCCGACGACGAGGCGATCGCCGACCGCTGGCGCGCCGCGATGTGGGTGAAGCAGCCGGGCCACGGAATGGATCGCGCCGACTTCGTGCGTCCGCTGACGAGCATGGGCGCGATCGGTGGCTGA
- a CDS encoding methyltransferase domain-containing protein produces MSGTFGTGGDEPYRGLLGAEQSGPLVLRRIDGDGDEISIDAARWLGLATDADLSVLDHAAAPLLDIGCGPGRMVRAAADRAVAALGIDVSDDAVAMTSADGTPALRRSVFERLPLEGAWGTILLMDGNVGIGGDPLALMRRCHDLLAAGGSVIVEADADAWLHETAVFIAVGDDGSESGPFPWARVGHSALRDLLGEAGLRLESEWQDGGRYFLRARRSIARGSTSAAAMTTAAATQTTATESR; encoded by the coding sequence ATGAGCGGCACCTTCGGCACCGGCGGCGACGAGCCGTACCGCGGGCTGCTCGGCGCCGAGCAGAGCGGGCCGCTCGTGCTGCGCCGCATCGATGGCGACGGCGACGAGATCAGCATCGATGCGGCCCGCTGGCTCGGTCTGGCGACCGACGCCGACCTCTCGGTGCTCGACCATGCCGCGGCCCCGCTCCTCGACATCGGCTGCGGGCCGGGCCGCATGGTGCGCGCCGCGGCGGATCGCGCGGTCGCCGCCCTGGGCATCGACGTCTCCGACGACGCCGTCGCCATGACCTCCGCCGACGGCACGCCGGCGCTGCGGCGCTCGGTGTTCGAGCGGCTTCCGCTCGAAGGCGCCTGGGGCACGATCCTGCTCATGGACGGCAACGTCGGCATCGGCGGCGACCCTCTCGCGCTCATGCGGCGCTGCCACGACCTGCTCGCCGCCGGCGGCTCGGTCATCGTCGAGGCGGACGCCGACGCCTGGCTGCACGAGACCGCGGTCTTCATCGCGGTGGGCGACGACGGCAGTGAGAGCGGCCCGTTCCCCTGGGCCCGGGTCGGGCACTCGGCGCTGCGCGACCTGCTCGGCGAGGCCGGGTTGCGCCTCGAGTCGGAATGGCAGGACGGCGGGCGCTATTTCCTGCGCGCACGCCGTTCGATCGCCCGCGGAAGCACGAGCGCCGCCGCGATGACCACCGCAGCGGCAACCCAGACGACGGCGACCGAGAGCAGGTAG
- a CDS encoding MTAP family purine nucleoside phosphorylase translates to MSAAATIGIIGGSGLYDLLDEGAELREVDTPYGRPSSPVSIGEFAGRTVAFLPRHGAGHSVAPHLINARANIWALASLGVTALVSTAAVGSIRAEYPPRALAVLDQIVDYTHGRAGTFYDQGDVQHLPFSDPFDPVLRRIMLEVAPEARPTATIGVIPGPRFSTRAESTRYRGDGVDLLNMTLAPEVALAAELGIGAVTLAIVTDTDAGDSADDPDAVSAELVFRRLSEALPRIREIIAGVVAGVPGDFAPRELIAADSVRRVLERPVASATGGEAA, encoded by the coding sequence ATGAGCGCAGCAGCGACGATCGGCATCATCGGCGGCTCCGGCCTCTACGACCTCCTCGACGAGGGCGCCGAGCTGCGCGAGGTCGACACCCCCTACGGGCGGCCGTCGTCACCGGTGTCGATCGGGGAGTTCGCGGGTCGCACCGTCGCGTTCCTGCCGCGACACGGCGCCGGCCACTCGGTGGCCCCGCACCTGATCAACGCGCGGGCGAACATCTGGGCGCTCGCGTCGCTCGGCGTCACCGCGCTGGTCTCGACGGCCGCCGTCGGCTCCATCCGTGCCGAGTACCCGCCTCGCGCCCTCGCCGTGCTCGACCAGATCGTCGATTACACGCACGGCCGCGCCGGCACGTTCTATGACCAGGGCGACGTGCAGCACCTGCCGTTCTCCGACCCCTTCGATCCGGTGCTGCGGCGGATCATGCTCGAGGTCGCACCGGAGGCCCGGCCGACGGCGACGATCGGGGTCATCCCCGGCCCGCGCTTCTCGACGCGCGCCGAGTCGACGCGGTACCGCGGCGACGGCGTCGACCTGCTGAACATGACGCTTGCGCCCGAGGTCGCGCTGGCGGCCGAGTTGGGGATCGGAGCGGTCACGCTCGCGATCGTCACCGACACGGACGCGGGCGACTCGGCCGACGACCCGGATGCGGTCAGCGCCGAGCTGGTGTTCCGGCGTCTGAGCGAGGCGCTGCCCCGCATCCGCGAGATCATCGCCGGGGTCGTCGCCGGCGTGCCCGGCGACTTCGCCCCGCGTGAGCTCATCGCCGCCGACTCCGTTCGGCGGGTGCTCGAGCGTCCGGTCGCGAGCGCGACCGGCGGCGAGGCGGCCTGA
- a CDS encoding response regulator transcription factor, with protein MSTDRPAADIPRRRDRRVLLVEDQRELAEVAVGYLRAAGLLVDHAPDGFSALAAVARIRPDLVVLDRVMPGIDGLEVCRRLRADPATAELPVLLLTAMSDEQARIDGLEAGADDYLTKPYSPRELVLRVQAILRRTVSEFAPEAPITLGRFQLDPTARTARLDGEPLELTTREFDLLAFFLKRPNQVFRRDELLRVVWGWTHGDLSTVTVHVRRLREKIEPDPDSARHLATVWGVGYRFEHPEESRGTD; from the coding sequence GTGAGCACCGACCGCCCCGCCGCCGATATCCCGCGACGGCGCGATCGACGGGTGCTGCTCGTCGAAGACCAGCGCGAGCTCGCGGAGGTCGCCGTCGGCTACCTGCGGGCGGCGGGTCTGCTCGTCGACCACGCACCCGACGGGTTCTCGGCGCTCGCGGCGGTGGCGCGCATCCGCCCCGATCTGGTCGTGCTCGACCGGGTGATGCCGGGCATCGACGGGCTGGAGGTGTGCCGACGCCTGCGCGCCGATCCGGCGACGGCGGAGCTGCCGGTGCTGCTGCTGACCGCGATGAGCGACGAGCAGGCGCGCATCGACGGGCTCGAGGCCGGCGCCGACGACTACCTGACGAAGCCGTACTCGCCGCGCGAGCTGGTGCTGCGAGTGCAGGCGATCCTGCGCCGCACGGTCTCCGAGTTCGCACCGGAGGCGCCGATCACCCTCGGCCGGTTCCAGCTCGATCCCACGGCGCGCACGGCCCGACTGGATGGTGAGCCGCTCGAGCTGACCACGCGCGAGTTCGACCTGCTCGCCTTCTTCCTCAAGCGACCGAACCAGGTCTTCCGGCGTGACGAACTCCTTCGCGTCGTCTGGGGATGGACTCACGGCGATCTCTCCACGGTCACCGTGCACGTGCGGCGGCTGCGGGAGAAGATCGAACCGGATCCGGATTCCGCTCGGCATCTGGCCACCGTCTGGGGCGTTGGCTACCGCTTCGAGCATCCGGAGGAATCGCGTGGGACCGACTGA
- a CDS encoding ATP-binding protein, which translates to MGPTEWIAAAVLLVALAVLAAVTAAVIARRARTAQAAAAADIARLGQQLRRERDERAREERVAASRRELAAFIAHDLRTPLSGIVAMSESLVDGVADDPQRFHGRIHDLGLQLSGMVDDLFELSKIESGSLGIALAPVSLVEVVSNAVMDHRSRHLDREIRLRVPEGGDVVAMGDERELERAVSNLLLNAIQHSPAGAPVTVSAAVLDGRPVISVVDAGQGIPESEIARVFEAGWRGPAAEPSPVGVGAQTGGAGLGLAIVRGIARAHHGEISVSNVPGGCRFELSLPGGGALPGAGLSAA; encoded by the coding sequence GTGGGACCGACTGAGTGGATCGCCGCCGCCGTGCTCCTGGTGGCACTTGCCGTCCTCGCCGCGGTCACCGCTGCGGTGATCGCTCGGCGCGCACGAACCGCGCAGGCGGCGGCCGCCGCCGACATCGCCCGCCTCGGCCAGCAGCTGCGGCGCGAACGCGACGAGCGCGCCCGCGAAGAGCGTGTCGCCGCGTCGCGGCGTGAGCTCGCTGCGTTCATCGCGCACGACCTGCGCACCCCGCTGAGCGGGATCGTCGCGATGAGCGAGTCGCTCGTCGACGGCGTCGCTGACGATCCGCAGCGCTTTCATGGGCGCATCCACGATCTGGGTCTGCAACTCTCGGGCATGGTCGACGACCTGTTCGAACTCAGCAAGATCGAGTCCGGTTCGCTGGGGATCGCCCTCGCGCCGGTGTCGCTGGTGGAGGTGGTCAGCAATGCGGTCATGGATCACCGATCGCGCCACCTCGATCGCGAGATCCGTCTGCGGGTGCCCGAGGGCGGCGACGTGGTGGCGATGGGTGACGAGCGCGAGCTCGAGCGCGCCGTGTCGAACCTGCTGCTCAACGCGATCCAGCACAGCCCAGCGGGCGCCCCGGTCACGGTCAGCGCGGCCGTGCTCGACGGTCGGCCCGTGATCTCGGTCGTCGACGCGGGGCAGGGGATCCCCGAGTCGGAGATCGCCCGCGTCTTCGAGGCCGGGTGGCGCGGTCCCGCCGCGGAGCCGTCGCCGGTCGGCGTCGGCGCGCAGACCGGGGGAGCCGGTCTCGGCCTCGCCATCGTGCGCGGCATCGCGCGAGCGCATCACGGTGAGATCAGCGTCAGCAACGTGCCGGGCGGATGCCGATTCGAGTTGAGCCTGCCCGGTGGCGGGGCGCTGCCGGGCGCGGGCCTGTCGGCGGCCTGA
- a CDS encoding MoaD/ThiS family protein, whose protein sequence is MAEPGVRVRFFAAAAEAAGRRDETIAGVTTAGELRRELERRHGAAMERVLANGSLLIDGVVSRDDARELGATADVLPPFAGG, encoded by the coding sequence GTGGCTGAGCCCGGGGTGCGGGTGCGCTTCTTCGCTGCCGCGGCGGAGGCAGCAGGCCGTCGCGACGAGACCATCGCCGGGGTGACGACGGCGGGCGAGCTGCGTCGGGAGCTGGAACGGCGTCACGGCGCCGCGATGGAGCGCGTGCTCGCGAACGGCTCGCTGCTGATCGACGGCGTCGTCAGCCGGGATGACGCTCGCGAGCTCGGGGCGACGGCCGACGTGCTGCCGCCCTTCGCCGGCGGCTGA